CATAAAAATCTTTACGCAGCACCTGTGCTGCTACTGGATGTGTGGAGTCTCCATCTCCTGCTAGTTGAACTAGACAACGAGTGGCGAGAAACGGAGCCGATGCGGTGCCGTACGTAACGGTCGTGAGTTGATAAGTCTGGATGGGTTGCTCTGAAGACTTCCTCCATAGAACAAGCTGCAACTTCTGATCACGTGAGCACATTTTTACCATTCGGTACATCTTTGCTACGTCAGCGACGATACCAATCCGACGCAGTCGGAACCGAGCGTGAATGGAGACGAGATCATCCTGAACTACGGGGCCGACCATCAACCCATCATTGAGTGAAGCACCTGACGTAGTTTTGCACGATGCATCAAACACAACGCGCAATTTGGTTGTGGTGCTGTCCGGCTTCAGAACGGCGTGGTGCGGCAAATAATAGCACACCGATCCGGACAGTTCTGCTTCGCTAACTTTCTTCATGTGACCCATTGACGagtattcctccatgaattcacaGTACAGCTTCTTCAGCTGCGGATTTGTGGCAAATCGTCGCTCCAAACTGATGAATCGTCGTTCTGCGCTGCGTCTTGACTCTCCCAATTGCTCAATGATGTGCCTTTTCTTCGGTAAGCATACGACAAAGCGTCCTTCTTCGTCGCGGGTTGTTGTTTGCTTGAAGATTTCCTCACACTTAGATTCTTCTATGGAATAAGTACTCCTCAGCTGGCAACTTTCGAGTTCCCAAAATCGAGCTAGCTGCTCTTGAAGCTCCGCCGTGGAACATAGTGTGGTGGCGGCGACTGATAAGGAAGTACTAGTGGTGCGACCAGACACGATCCATCCGAACACCGTGTTTTGGAATGTTGGACCATCTTCGCTGAGCCGGAACCTCCCTTCTCGCAGCAGGTCGAGATAGTATTCGGCACCGATGATCATGTCGATGCTCGAGGATTGGTAGAAGTGCGGATCCGCTAGTGTGATGTCTTGTGGTAGATTCCACTGGCTTGTTTCGAACCCCTCACAAGGGAGTGGAATCGTGAGCTTCGGTAACACGTTGAACCGCATCACTTCCTCGAAATTAGAAATGCTTGCGAAGCGGGGACTGATCGTACCACGTACAGCTTTCTGCGAAACGCTTTCGGAACCACCGATTCCCTTTACGGTAACGTAATTCTGACCTTCTTGGAGATTCATTCGACGACAAAACTCAGATGTAACGAAGCAATACTGCGAGCAAGAATCTAGTAATGCTCTGGCCAACATCGATCTTCCGTTATCATCACAAATCCGCACGATGGCGGTAGAAAGCAGAACTTGTGTAGAAGGTCTTGTTTGAGACGGAAGGGATACAGTGTGTTGCAATGTGTTCAGTTTGTCTGTGGCGGACTGTGGGTTGGTGTTTTGCGAAAGTGTTTGGACTACTGATAGTGAAGTGGAGGGTTCGTTGTGGTTTGTGGTGTGTGCTGTCTGGTTGGTTGGTGTTTCCGGCTGTGCTTGATGTGTTGGTGGTTGGCGTTCACTTGGGGGTCTTGTTGTCGTCTGTGGAACGGAGGATTTGTATTTAGCACTGTTTGCTTCAAAGTGAAGCAGAGTATGGTGGTTTCTTCCACATTTACGGCAAACTCCCTTGCTGCAATTCCTGGCCAAGTGACCAGAAGACAAACAGTTCATGCACAGACCGTTCTTCCTCACTGCATCATATCGTTCCGGTGTCTTCATTTTTTGGAACCGCTTGCATAAGAATGCATGATGAAACGGTTCGGCACAGAAGCAACATCGACCGGTGGCGATCGTAGGATGGCTGACGCTTATCTTTGGTTTCTTCTGCTCGACGGGGGTGGCTTTGTTCAGTTCAACTGACTGAAGAACAGCGCAGTGATTCTTTAGGAAGGTCACCAGATTCCGGTAGGTCGGCACTTCCTTCGAATTATGCGAGGATTCCCAGAATCGAAGGGTTACACCATCTAGCTTCGAGCACACCATGTGCACCAGAATCGTGCTCCAGTCATCGGTGTTTTCTCCCATCTTCTGCAGCATCTGGAGATTCTTCTCGAAGTCACTGACAAGCTGGTTCAGTGATTCATAGTTCTCTTTCCGTATAGATTCAATAGAGAAGATGGCATCGAGATAGGCCTTCACTATCAGCTTCTTGTTGTGGTATCGTTCCTCAAGTGCAGCCCAAGCCACGACATAGTTGGCGGCGGAAAGTTCAATGGAACTGACTTCCTGAAGCGCTTCTCCGGACAGCGACGATCGCAGGTAGGTGAATTTGTCCATGTCGGTGAGTTTGCGGCTCCCATGAATCAGACTTTGGAAAGCATCACGATAAGATACCCAATCTCGAAGTTTGCCACTGAACGTCGGAAGTCTGATTTCTGGAAGTTTCACTTTAGAGAGAACGGACTGATTAGCTGGGGTTGCTAAACTATTGGATGCAGGTTTCGTGGTCTGTAGCCACTTCAAAAGCGCCGCTTTGGCCTTGCAGTAGCAATTCTCGACGTCCTTGGTCAACGCTGCACCTTCCGCTTCTCGCTTCTTGGATGCTTGCTCCAACCTTGTTCGACGATCCTTCTCCGACTCCTTTGAATCAGCGTCCTGCTCCTCGTCGACTTCATCCAGAACCACCTCAATTTTCTCGTGCACTTgattaaaatctttaaaagaaCTTTCTAACAGCTGCAAACGAACTCCCACCTCATCTTTGTCGCGTTGTTCATCATATTCGCGCACAAACGAAGCCACTGAGTCTAAACTGTTCCGTATGCGCTTCTCTCGCTTTACTAAACTACGCAGATCGTCCGCCATAGTCCACTGTTTAGTACTCAAGCCACTAGCAAATAAAAAAGTTCACTTCACTGAGGAGTTCGTTTGCACTGTTCACTTTTCACCGCACTATTCACTGCCGCACTGTATTTACTGCACTGCTGACTGCCTATCGACTCGACATTCCACGCGCCGCGAGACGAACTGACCACCCAAGGATTGACAGCAACAGCGGAGGGGGAAATTGATCAG
Above is a window of Armigeres subalbatus isolate Guangzhou_Male unplaced genomic scaffold, GZ_Asu_2 Contig170, whole genome shotgun sequence DNA encoding:
- the LOC134203224 gene encoding uncharacterized protein LOC134203224, with the translated sequence MADDLRSLVKREKRIRNSLDSVASFVREYDEQRDKDEVGVRLQLLESSFKDFNQVHEKIEVVLDEVDEEQDADSKESEKDRRTRLEQASKKREAEGAALTKDVENCYCKAKAALLKWLQTTKPASNSLATPANQSVLSKVKLPEIRLPTFSGKLRDWVSYRDAFQSLIHGSRKLTDMDKFTYLRSSLSGEALQEVSSIELSAANYVVAWAALEERYHNKKLIVKAYLDAIFSIESIRKENYESLNQLVSDFEKNLQMLQKMGENTDDWSTILVHMVCSKLDGVTLRFWESSHNSKEVPTYRNLVTFLKNHCAVLQSVELNKATPVEQKKPKISVSHPTIATGRCCFCAEPFHHAFLCKRFQKMKTPERYDAVRKNGLCMNCLSSGHLARNCSKGVCRKCGRNHHTLLHFEANSAKYKSSVPQTTTRPPSERQPPTHQAQPETPTNQTAHTTNHNEPSTSLSVVQTLSQNTNPQSATDKLNTLQHTVSLPSQTRPSTQVLLSTAIVRICDDNGRSMLARALLDSCSQYCFVTSEFCRRMNLQEGQNYVTVKGIGGSESVSQKAVRGTISPRFASISNFEEVMRFNVLPKLTIPLPCEGFETSQWNLPQDITLADPHFYQSSSIDMIIGAEYYLDLLREGRFRLSEDGPTFQNTVFGWIVSGRTTSTSLSVAATTLCSTAELQEQLARFWELESCQLRSTYSIEESKCEEIFKQTTTRDEEGRFVVCLPKKRHIIEQLGESRRSAERRFISLERRFATNPQLKKLYCEFMEEYSSMGHMKKVSEAELSGSVCYYLPHHAVLKPDSTTTKLRVVFDASCKTTSGASLNDGLMVGPVVQDDLVSIHARFRLRRIGIVADVAKMYRMVKMCSRDQKLQLVLWRKSSEQPIQTYQLTTVTYGTASAPFLATRCLVQLAGDGDSTHPVAAQVLRKDFYVDDMITGVDSREEGKKLVTEMVSLTDSAGFSLRKWNSNCEEVLTELQPHLRDNREVFEMDPPPPTDTVKTLGLVWCPPTDDFSFTVPKWSTTTEVTKRTVVSDASRLFDPLGLIGPVIVEAKIFIQTLWKLQVSWNDLLPENLQAF